The Tamandua tetradactyla isolate mTamTet1 chromosome 8, mTamTet1.pri, whole genome shotgun sequence genome includes a window with the following:
- the LOC143644308 gene encoding stromelysin-2-like: MVSTMRMKNLAILVLLYLPGCLTYPLHGTAKEEDPHMDLAQQYLENYYNAAKDMKQVVRSKDSSNLVVKKIEEMQKFLGLEVTGRLDSNTLEVMAKPRCGVPDIGQFATFPGVPKWRKTHLTYRIVKYTLDLPREAVDSAIEKALKVWEEVTPLTFSRVDEGEADIMISFAVKEHGDFFRFDGPGKVLAHAYPPGQGIYGDLHFDDDEQWTEDASGTNLFFVAAHELGHSLGLFHSANTEALMYPRYKQITELAHFHLSQDDVTGIQSLYGTPTASHEESLVPTEPMVPTQPNLPEPETPAMCDPALSFDAVSTLRGEMLFFKDRYLWRRQHWNFEPEFHLISAFWPSLPSDLDAAYEVISKDTTFIFKGNKFWATRGLEVQAGYPRGIHTLGFPPTVRKIDAAVSDQEKKKTYFFVEEKYWRFDEISQSLDQGFPRLIADDFPGVEPKIDAVVQAFGFFYFFSGSTQFEFDPNARMVTRRLNANEWLHC, encoded by the exons ATGGTAAGCACAATGAGAATGAAGAATCTTGCCATCCTTGTGCTATTATATCTGCCAGGTTGCTTGACGTATCCACTGCATGGGACTGCAAAGGAGGAGGACCCACACATGGACCTTGCCCAG cAATACCTGGAAAACTACTACAATGCTGCAAAAGATATGAAGCAAGTTGTTAGAAGCAAGGACAGTAGTAATCTTGttgttaaaaaaattgaagaaatgcaGAAGTTCCTTGGATTGGAGGTGACGGGGAGGCTGGACTCCAACACGCTGGAGGTGATGGCCAAGCCCAGGTGTGGAGTTCCCGACATCGGTCAATTCGCTACCTTTCCTGGAGTCCCAAAGTGGAGGAAAACTCACCTCACTTACAG GATTGTGAAGTATACATTGGATCTTCCAAGGGAGGCTGTTGATTCGGCCATAGAGAAGGCTCTGAAAGTCTGGGAGGAGGTCACTCCTCTCACATTCTCTAGGGTGGATGAAGGAGAGGCTGACATAATGATCTCTTTTGCAGTTAAAG AACATGGAGACTTTTTCCGTTTTGATGGTCCTGGAAAAGTTTTGGCCCATGCCTACCCACCTGGTCAGGGGATTTATGGAGACCTTCACTTTGATGATGACGAACAGTGGACAGAGGATGCATCAG GGACCAATTTGTTCTTTGTTGCTGCTCACGAACTTGGCCATTCCCTAGGCCTCTTTCACTCAGCCAACACTGAAGCTCTGATGTACCCAAGGTacaagcaaatcacagaactggcCCACTTCCACCTTTCTCAAGATGATGTGACTGGCATTCAGTCCCTCTATG GAACTCCCACTGCCTCCCATGAGGAATCCCTGGTGCCCACGGAACCCATGGTGCCCACACAACCCAACCTGCCAGAGCCtgagacaccagccatgtgcgaTCCTGCTTTGTCCTTTGATGCTGTCAGCACCCTGAGGGGAGAGATGCTGTTCTTTAAAGACAG GTATCTTTGGCGCAGACAGCACTGGAACTTCGAGCCTGAATTTCATTTGATTTCTGCATTTTGGCCCTCTCTTCCATCAGACTTGGATGCTGCCTATGAAGTTATTAGCAAGGAtaccacttttatttttaaag gAAATAAGTTCTGGGCTACCAGAGGACTTGAGGTACAAGCAGGTTATCCAAGAGGCATCCATACCCTGGGTTTCCCTCCAACCGTAAGGAAAATTGATGCAGCTGTTTCTgatcaggaaaagaagaaaacctaTTTCTTTGTAGAGGAAAAATACTGGCG ATTTGATGAAATTAGTCAGTCTTTGGACCAAGGCTTTCCCAGACTAATTGCTGATGACTTTCCAGGAGTGGAGCCAAAGATTGATGCTGTTGTACAGGCATTTG gatttttctattttttcagtgGCTCAACACAATTTGAGTTTGACCCTAATGCCAGAATGGTGACACGGAGATTGAATGCTAATGAATGGTTACATTGTTAG